TTGCGGAACTCGATCATCGGGGATACCTGCTGCTGCATGGAAGAAAACTCCACTCAGGGGGAAGTTGCCGAGCCGGCGATTTTACAAAATGCTCATTCCTGAGTTTCATCCGGTTATTATCATAGGAGTGCCGGACGGTTTCCCAAAGATAATAAATTTGCAACCTGAGAGGCAGAGTTTCATCTAACGTTAGGCAAGGGGCGCAAGCGACATTGGTCGAAACTCAACAGAACGTATCTTCATCCCCGCGGCTTCTTGCCAGGCTTGCTGAAGCCCGGTCCGCGACCGATAAGCTCTTCGAAATACCTTTGCCAGATGCGATCTACGACCGTCCGATTCCCGAACGGCATCGCATCGTTTTCTACGTGGGGCATATCGAAGCCTTCGATTGGAACCTCCTTGGCAGCTATGGTTATGGGCTGAAGGCGTTTCATCCTGAATTCGATAGGTTGTTCGCCTTCGGCATTGATCCGGTTGGTGGCGGCCTGCCCAATGACCAGCCATCAGACTGGCCGTCGCTTGAAGAAGTTCATGAATACAACAGCCGCGTTCGCCAGGAATTGGACTCACGGCTAAAAAATGAACGCCTGATGGACAACCACAACGGGCTCTCACAATTTGGTGTCTATGTCAGTGTCGCGATCGAGCATCGCTTGATGCACGCCGAGACGCTTGCCTACATGCTTCACCAGTTACCCCTCCGCCGCACGGTGAGCCGGCCTGCCGCCAACGTTCCCGCGGCGCCGATTAATGCCGGCAGGATGATTGAAATCCCTCCAGGGACAGCAACGTTAGGCTTGCCCAGATCAGGCAGCGGCTTTGGATGGGACAATGAGTTCGAATTGAATGCGGTCAAAGTTCCGGCATTCTCGATCGATGAATATAAGGTGACTAACGGAGAGTTTTTGAAGTTCCATCGCGAAGGCGGTTACGAAACCAGAAGCCTGTGGAGCGATTCCGGCTGGGAATGGATCCAACGCGAGGGCATAACCCATCCCAGCTTCTGGGTCCCTTACAGGCGATCGTGGAATTGTCGCACAATGTTCTACGAAGTTCCGCTCCCTCTCGACTGGCCTGTCTACGTTAGCCATGAGGAAGCCCGGGCCTATGCGCGCTGGGCAGGTAAACAATTGCCCACGGAAGCACAGTTCCATCGCGCGGCATATGGCACCCGGCACGGAGACGAAGCAGACTACCCCTGGGGATCCAGCACGCCGGAGAAGAATCGCGGGAATTTTGATTTTTGGAACTGGGACCCGACGCCGGTGCAGGCGCATCCCGCCGGCCGCAGTTCTTTTGGCGTGGCAGGCCTGATCGGCAACGGTTGGGAATGGACTTCTACGATCTTTGAACCGTTCGAAGGTTTTGAACCTTTTCCTTTTTACCGCGGTTATTCCGCCAATTTTTTTGACGGCAAACATTATGTGATGAAGGGCGGCTCGTCCCGGACGGCCGCCTGCATGCTGCGCCGCTCATTCCGCAACTGGTTTCAGCCGCATTACCAATACGTCTATTCCGGGTTCCGCTGCGTCAGCTCGTGAAATCGGATAAGGGGTCCGACATGCCACAGGCCGCGATTGATCAGCCCGCACTCGACTTTACGCGCCAGTTTGCGGAAGATGTCCGCGCGGGTCTCGAAAGGGCGGGGCAGAAGGAGCTTCCTTCCAAATACTTTTACGACGCGATCGGTTCTGCTCTGTTTGAAGTCATCAGCCTGCTGCCTGAGTACGGCCTGACGCGGGCGGGCGAGCGCATCCTGCGCCGGCATGCGGAAGAAATCACGGCCCAGGTCCCCGGTCCAGTGGTTGTGGCGGAATTAGGCAGCGGCAGCGGCAGAAAGACCCGCTTGATTCTGGAAA
This portion of the Terriglobia bacterium genome encodes:
- a CDS encoding SUMF1/EgtB/PvdO family nonheme iron enzyme, producing MVETQQNVSSSPRLLARLAEARSATDKLFEIPLPDAIYDRPIPERHRIVFYVGHIEAFDWNLLGSYGYGLKAFHPEFDRLFAFGIDPVGGGLPNDQPSDWPSLEEVHEYNSRVRQELDSRLKNERLMDNHNGLSQFGVYVSVAIEHRLMHAETLAYMLHQLPLRRTVSRPAANVPAAPINAGRMIEIPPGTATLGLPRSGSGFGWDNEFELNAVKVPAFSIDEYKVTNGEFLKFHREGGYETRSLWSDSGWEWIQREGITHPSFWVPYRRSWNCRTMFYEVPLPLDWPVYVSHEEARAYARWAGKQLPTEAQFHRAAYGTRHGDEADYPWGSSTPEKNRGNFDFWNWDPTPVQAHPAGRSSFGVAGLIGNGWEWTSTIFEPFEGFEPFPFYRGYSANFFDGKHYVMKGGSSRTAACMLRRSFRNWFQPHYQYVYSGFRCVSS